ACCGGGGTCCATGGATGAAGCCGTCAATGAAATCGACCGCGCGCGCGCCCGCATGGCGCGCGATGGCCGCCTGGTAATCGGCAAGAGAGCCGTAGCGTTCATAGACCACCTTGACGAATGGCTTGGCCGGGACGAGGCGAAAGGTCAGTCGAGCCAAAATGCCCAGCGTTCCGAAGGTGCCGTGCATCATATGGAACGTCAGACGGTGTTCGTTATCCGGCGTGCACAACAGGACGTCGCCGAGGGCCGTGATGATCTCGTACTCGGTGCAGGTGTCGTGAAAACCGCCGTTCACGAAGGACATCGATTCAATTGAACAGCCGGCCACCGCCCCGCCGACCGTGATGGTCTTGAGCTCGGGCACCACCATCGGGACCAGCCTGTATCGCAGCGTCGCCGCCACGAGATCCGCGAAGGTCACGCCGGCCTCCGCCACGCAGGTGCGCGCGACCGGATCGATATTGATGATGGCCGTCAGATCGCTGATGTCGATCAGCTCGTCAGAATACTTGGCGTCGCCGGCTTTGGGCACCTGATGCGACGTCGTCGACTTGCGCAGCGAAACGGGACGCTTCGAATCGCGCTCGGCGAGCTGGCGACGGATGCGCGCGACCTTCTGGGCATGCGCCGCCGTGGACCGCAAGACGGTCTCCGGTTGAACCGGCCCGGGTGTTGGCGGCGTGACGGGTACGCTTCTTTCGTTTTCGGATGACGTCAGCATCGACCTTGAACGTAGGTCTGGCTCGGCGGCGGTACGAGACCTGCAATGAATCCCCCGGGCCCGTGATTCTCTGTAAAAAGTCCATCGTCGGGGAGGCC
This genomic stretch from Polyangia bacterium harbors:
- a CDS encoding FAD-binding oxidoreductase codes for the protein MNTAKPKRSVKGPPRRWTFYRESRARGIHCRSRTAAEPDLRSRSMLTSSENERSVPVTPPTPGPVQPETVLRSTAAHAQKVARIRRQLAERDSKRPVSLRKSTTSHQVPKAGDAKYSDELIDISDLTAIINIDPVARTCVAEAGVTFADLVAATLRYRLVPMVVPELKTITVGGAVAGCSIESMSFVNGGFHDTCTEYEIITALGDVLLCTPDNEHRLTFHMMHGTFGTLGILARLTFRLVPAKPFVKVVYERYGSLADYQAAIARHAGARAVDFIDGFIHGPRWFVLNLGRFVDEAPYLNRYDWLKVYYQSTRTRAEDYLRIEDYLFRYDRGVTNVHPKSWPGRLLLGKFLGSSQLLRLAEKLHAFLPSRRPAITLDVFIPFSRVASFLTWYERELGHFPLWCVPYRRVNDYPWLAASFYQGLDDQLFLDLAIYGMEQPPDGINYYKVIEDKLFALGGLKTLISHNYYSEREFWAIWNKANYDQVKSMSDPQNIFRDLYTKTCLAAQGR